From the Lathyrus oleraceus cultivar Zhongwan6 chromosome 3, CAAS_Psat_ZW6_1.0, whole genome shotgun sequence genome, the window CTTATCCCTGCAAGCAATACAACTATTTTAACTGATGGAAATAATTAATAGAAAATCAATTCACATATAAAATTAACTTGCAACTAACAGAGTTTTAACAAAAATCCTAACAACCTGCCCTAACATAACTAACCTGCCCGATCCGTTGCCCGATTTGGTTGAGAATACCATGTATATAACAGTGCAATCAGAAGCTTTTCTAGTTTTTTCATTCCTCACCTTCAATCTTCACTCTTCACTCTCAAGCTCTCTACCCTCATATTCAGAATCGGTTGCTTTTTGCTCAAAGATTAGAGCTCATTCTTCACAGTTCATCTCTGAGAAGCTCACTTCACTTCCCTCTCGCGTGACCACTTCGCCACGTAACCACCGCAGTGATGACTCTGCAATTCCATAACACAGTTCAGAAgagttgaagaagaagaagaatcacAATCACAGTTGAGAAGAATAAGATACATAACGAGTGACACAACAAGAGGAAGAGAAGCTAATACCTGCGATTCTCTGAAAATCCACCGCACCGGAATTCTGAGCCGGATTGGAGTTGGATCCAAATTCGATCTTCCATTCGCAATTGGTGTTTAACATTAAAAGTAATATGTTCAATTATAAGGCATTAGTTGTCAAAAGTTACTAACAATGGAAAATCCAAGTCTTGAGACATGAGAGTTTGGGCAGTCAGCTGTTAACCTTAACACCATCCAACTTCAAACATAATTATGATTTTGAAAATATATAACAAAAGAAGCAGAGAAAACAAAGAACAAGAGATAACCTGAATCCGTGCTCCAGTAGAAGCTTGCATACTCTTAATTGTTTCTCCTCCTTTACCAATTATAAGGCCGACCTAAGAAACCAAATCAATTATAAACAAAACACTGTAGAAAGTACATGGGTGTACATATTTCAGGCAACTTTGCACACCTTATTGTTTGGGATTTGCATCGAAAATTCATCACCCCCAGATTGTGCAGCCATCCGTCTAGTA encodes:
- the LOC127128810 gene encoding uncharacterized protein LOC127128810, with the translated sequence MICHLVGTSDAVASAEKLINEVLAEAEAGASAGGGTRRMAAQSGGDEFSMQIPNNKVGLIIGKGGETIKSMQASTGARIQVISCSLFSLLLLLYIFKIIIMFEVGWC